The following coding sequences are from one Lolium rigidum isolate FL_2022 chromosome 6, APGP_CSIRO_Lrig_0.1, whole genome shotgun sequence window:
- the LOC124660308 gene encoding protein ALTERED PHOSPHATE STARVATION RESPONSE 1-like isoform X1: MGCKYSKVEDEEAVRRCRDRKKLMKQLGCRRVDLAAAHITYLQALRNTGATLRQFVEVESALSQQTSVGIPVAASSPPPPPPPPPPPLPPAYSVTSSMPPHSVTSSMPSSPLHPPLIPFSPIRIRKREKRDGELDEDDSTDDDSDSCSTPLPPPPPPGMEWEHIDPIAMRPLNFPSLLVDRNDKEVASQVTMDDDWVESSTEFDGDDESVSDNDDGVVRRVELHQAKSRVLGDENSSMVGWMTKDSDSSVVDLRSDKSLVGIAKEIDEYFLKAAASGSDVVILLDSASGRLDTSELEVKRGIGSIKPFKMNYIPVVMNYSAGKKSKSAKVFSTLSWSWSFKSAQANRESSSDAGGYGYHGKTLDKLYDEEQKLYKLVKDEEFARLQYRKYTSLLQRLESGEHDRLHAEKVRDNIEELQTRIMSLEEAVSLACLTISRLRDEELYPQVIELSAGLVHMWRNMYECHQVQNHIAQQASLLGNRPGSEPTTDSHCYAATQLEVEVSAWHSSFCNLITLQREYVTILNQWISLTDCLPDDDGFMRSSSGIRSLCGELQHALERLREKPAAEAIKTFLSVIHSIVLQQAEERQLKKKSDNIESKFHSQLEKHSENAMQTSGQASQARTYSVPKDEPKLDAFRKRVEEEKARYLNSLRTSRAMTLNNLQTSLPKVFQALTGFSGVCVQAFEGISRCSEVVASHSGAASPAVSSCDEHPL; encoded by the exons ATGGGTTGCAAGTATTCCAAAGTGGAGGATGAGGAGGCCGTCAGGAGATGTAGGGATAGGAAGAAGCTCATGAAGCAACTTGGCTGTCGCCGTGTCGACCTTGCGGCTGCACACATTACCTACCTGCAGGCACTCCGCAACACTGGAGCCACCCTCCGCCAGTTTGTGGAGGTGGAGTCTGCATTATCACAACAGACCTCGGTAGGCATCCCGGTTGCAGcttcttcgccgccaccgccaccaccaccaccaccaccacctctaccTCCAGCATACTCGGTGACATCCTCAATGCCACCACACTCGGTAACATCCTCAATGCCGTCCTCACCACTCCACCCACCACTTATACCGTTTAGTCCAATTAGGATAAGAAAGAGGGAGAAGAGAGATGGTGAGCTTGATGAGGATGATTCTACGGATGACGACAGTGACAGCTGCTCGACGCCTCTACCCCCACCCCCACCACCCGGTATGGAGTGGGAGCACATAGACCCAATCGCTATGCGTCCCTTGAATTTCCCATCTTTGTTGGTTGATCGGAATGATAAAGAAGTGGCCTCACAAGTTACCATGGATGACGATTGGGTGGAATCAAGCACAGAATTTGATGGCGATGATGAAAGCGTCTCTGACAATGATGATGGCGTTGTTAGGCGTGTGGAATTGCATCAAGCAAAGAGTAGGGTTCTGGGCGATGAGAACTCATCAATGGTGGGCTGGATGACAAAGGACTCGGACTCTTCGGTTGTGGACTTGAGGAGTGACAAGTCACTGGTAGGAATTGCTAAGGAGATCGATGAGTACTTCTTGAAAGCAGCGGCAAGTGGGAGCGACGTCGTCATCCTTTTGGACTCTGCTAGCGGACGGCTAGATACCTCAGAGTTAGAGGTAAAGAGAG GTATTGGCAGTATTAAACCTTTTAAGATGAACTACATcccagtagttatgaattaca GTGCAGGGAAAAAATCTAAGTCTGCGAAGGTTTTCTCCACACTTTCTTGGAGCTGGTCATTCAAGTCTGCGCAAGCTAACAGAGAATCCTCAAGTGATGCTGGTGGATACGGTTATCATGGCAAAACACTAGACAAGCTTTATGACGAGGAGCAAAAACTCTACAAATTAGTTAAG GATGAAGAATTTGCAAGGCTCCAATACAGAAAGTACACTTCATTGCTACAGAGGCTTGAATCAGGGGAGCATGATAGATTGCATGCAGAGAAAGTTCGGGATAATATCGAGGAGCTGCAAACTCGGATTATGTCTTTAGAGGAAGCTGTAAGTTTGGCATGTTTGACCATATCAAGGCTCAGAGATGAGGAGTTATACCCTCAGGTTATTGAATTATCTGCAGG GCTGGTGCATATGTGGAGAAACATGTACGAGTGCCATCAGGTTCAGAACCATATTGCCCAGCAGGCCAGTCTCCTTGGCAACCGACCTGGGAGTGAGCCGACAACTGACTCCCATTGTTACGCGGCAACTCAGTTGGAAGTTGAAGTCTCTGCATGGCACAGTTCCTTCTGCAATCTAATCACCTTGCAGCGTGAGTATGTAACCATCCTTAACCAGTGGATTAGTCTCACTGACTGCCTGCCTGATGATGATGGCTTCATGAGAAGTTCGTCTGGAATCCGTAGCCTCTGTGGGGAACTTCAGCACGCTCTCGAGAGGTTACGTGAGAAG CCAGCCGCAGAAGCAATCAAGACTTTTCTGTCAGTCATACACTCTATAGTTCTACAACAGGCTGAGGAGCGTCAGCTAAAGAAAAAATCAGACAACATCGAGAGCAAGTTCCATAGCCAGTTAGAGAAACACAGTGAGAACGCAATGCAAACCTCGGGCCAGGCTTCACAGGCCAGGACCTACTCAGTACCGAAGGACGAACCCAAGCTGGACGCGTTCAGAAagcgggtggaggaggagaaggccaggTACCTGAACTCCTTGCGGACCAGTCGAGCCATGACACTGAACAATCTTCAGACGAGCCTCCCAAAGGTGTTCCAGGCTCTGACGGGGTTCTCGGGAGTCTGCGTGCAGGCGTTCGAAGGTATCAGCCGATGCAGCGAAGTTGTTGCTAGCCACTCGGGAGCGGCTTCGCCTGCCGTCTCCTCCTGTGATGAGCACCCACTGTAA
- the LOC124660308 gene encoding protein ALTERED PHOSPHATE STARVATION RESPONSE 1-like isoform X2: MGCKYSKVEDEEAVRRCRDRKKLMKQLGCRRVDLAAAHITYLQALRNTGATLRQFVEVESALSQQTSVGIPVAASSPPPPPPPPPPPLPPAYSVTSSMPPHSVTSSMPSSPLHPPLIPFSPIRIRKREKRDGELDEDDSTDDDSDSCSTPLPPPPPPGMEWEHIDPIAMRPLNFPSLLVDRNDKEVASQVTMDDDWVESSTEFDGDDESVSDNDDGVVRRVELHQAKSRVLGDENSSMVGWMTKDSDSSVVDLRSDKSLVGIAKEIDEYFLKAAASGSDVVILLDSASGRLDTSELEVKRGAGKKSKSAKVFSTLSWSWSFKSAQANRESSSDAGGYGYHGKTLDKLYDEEQKLYKLVKDEEFARLQYRKYTSLLQRLESGEHDRLHAEKVRDNIEELQTRIMSLEEAVSLACLTISRLRDEELYPQVIELSAGLVHMWRNMYECHQVQNHIAQQASLLGNRPGSEPTTDSHCYAATQLEVEVSAWHSSFCNLITLQREYVTILNQWISLTDCLPDDDGFMRSSSGIRSLCGELQHALERLREKPAAEAIKTFLSVIHSIVLQQAEERQLKKKSDNIESKFHSQLEKHSENAMQTSGQASQARTYSVPKDEPKLDAFRKRVEEEKARYLNSLRTSRAMTLNNLQTSLPKVFQALTGFSGVCVQAFEGISRCSEVVASHSGAASPAVSSCDEHPL, translated from the exons ATGGGTTGCAAGTATTCCAAAGTGGAGGATGAGGAGGCCGTCAGGAGATGTAGGGATAGGAAGAAGCTCATGAAGCAACTTGGCTGTCGCCGTGTCGACCTTGCGGCTGCACACATTACCTACCTGCAGGCACTCCGCAACACTGGAGCCACCCTCCGCCAGTTTGTGGAGGTGGAGTCTGCATTATCACAACAGACCTCGGTAGGCATCCCGGTTGCAGcttcttcgccgccaccgccaccaccaccaccaccaccacctctaccTCCAGCATACTCGGTGACATCCTCAATGCCACCACACTCGGTAACATCCTCAATGCCGTCCTCACCACTCCACCCACCACTTATACCGTTTAGTCCAATTAGGATAAGAAAGAGGGAGAAGAGAGATGGTGAGCTTGATGAGGATGATTCTACGGATGACGACAGTGACAGCTGCTCGACGCCTCTACCCCCACCCCCACCACCCGGTATGGAGTGGGAGCACATAGACCCAATCGCTATGCGTCCCTTGAATTTCCCATCTTTGTTGGTTGATCGGAATGATAAAGAAGTGGCCTCACAAGTTACCATGGATGACGATTGGGTGGAATCAAGCACAGAATTTGATGGCGATGATGAAAGCGTCTCTGACAATGATGATGGCGTTGTTAGGCGTGTGGAATTGCATCAAGCAAAGAGTAGGGTTCTGGGCGATGAGAACTCATCAATGGTGGGCTGGATGACAAAGGACTCGGACTCTTCGGTTGTGGACTTGAGGAGTGACAAGTCACTGGTAGGAATTGCTAAGGAGATCGATGAGTACTTCTTGAAAGCAGCGGCAAGTGGGAGCGACGTCGTCATCCTTTTGGACTCTGCTAGCGGACGGCTAGATACCTCAGAGTTAGAGGTAAAGAGAG GTGCAGGGAAAAAATCTAAGTCTGCGAAGGTTTTCTCCACACTTTCTTGGAGCTGGTCATTCAAGTCTGCGCAAGCTAACAGAGAATCCTCAAGTGATGCTGGTGGATACGGTTATCATGGCAAAACACTAGACAAGCTTTATGACGAGGAGCAAAAACTCTACAAATTAGTTAAG GATGAAGAATTTGCAAGGCTCCAATACAGAAAGTACACTTCATTGCTACAGAGGCTTGAATCAGGGGAGCATGATAGATTGCATGCAGAGAAAGTTCGGGATAATATCGAGGAGCTGCAAACTCGGATTATGTCTTTAGAGGAAGCTGTAAGTTTGGCATGTTTGACCATATCAAGGCTCAGAGATGAGGAGTTATACCCTCAGGTTATTGAATTATCTGCAGG GCTGGTGCATATGTGGAGAAACATGTACGAGTGCCATCAGGTTCAGAACCATATTGCCCAGCAGGCCAGTCTCCTTGGCAACCGACCTGGGAGTGAGCCGACAACTGACTCCCATTGTTACGCGGCAACTCAGTTGGAAGTTGAAGTCTCTGCATGGCACAGTTCCTTCTGCAATCTAATCACCTTGCAGCGTGAGTATGTAACCATCCTTAACCAGTGGATTAGTCTCACTGACTGCCTGCCTGATGATGATGGCTTCATGAGAAGTTCGTCTGGAATCCGTAGCCTCTGTGGGGAACTTCAGCACGCTCTCGAGAGGTTACGTGAGAAG CCAGCCGCAGAAGCAATCAAGACTTTTCTGTCAGTCATACACTCTATAGTTCTACAACAGGCTGAGGAGCGTCAGCTAAAGAAAAAATCAGACAACATCGAGAGCAAGTTCCATAGCCAGTTAGAGAAACACAGTGAGAACGCAATGCAAACCTCGGGCCAGGCTTCACAGGCCAGGACCTACTCAGTACCGAAGGACGAACCCAAGCTGGACGCGTTCAGAAagcgggtggaggaggagaaggccaggTACCTGAACTCCTTGCGGACCAGTCGAGCCATGACACTGAACAATCTTCAGACGAGCCTCCCAAAGGTGTTCCAGGCTCTGACGGGGTTCTCGGGAGTCTGCGTGCAGGCGTTCGAAGGTATCAGCCGATGCAGCGAAGTTGTTGCTAGCCACTCGGGAGCGGCTTCGCCTGCCGTCTCCTCCTGTGATGAGCACCCACTGTAA